In the Pirellulales bacterium genome, GTATGGAACCTCAGTCAACAAAGCGCTGGAATTTGCGCTCGGTTCGTCACGGATTCGACCGAGATTCACGCGAGCTGGACACTCACACTCGACAATCCCCAGCTTCCTACCATGGCAGCCTCAGGCGTCAGTGGCTTAGACCTTTACGCGCGAGACAACCAAGGGCCGTGGCTGTGGGCCGGGTGTGCTGCGCCGACGAAGTTTCCTGTAAATGAAGCCGTGTTGCTCAAGGATGCACCTGCTGGGAAACGGGAGTACTTGCTTTACCTGCCGCTCTACAATGGTGTGACAAGTCTTCAAATTGGCATTAAATCAGAATCCAGGTTGCTTCGGCCGACAGCACGTGGCCGCGACAACAAGCCGATTGTCTGCTATGGCACTTCGATTACCCAAGGTGCTTGTGCTTCTCGACCTGGTTTGTGTTATCCCGCAATTCTTGGTAGACAATTCGATCGGCCGGTCATAAACCTTGGATTTTCGGGTGAAGGCGAAATGGAAGCTGAGATGGCAGCACTACTGGGGGAGATCGACGCAGCAGCTTATTTGATTGACTGTCTGCCCAATATGGATCGGCAGCAAATCGAGGAGCGAGTCGCACCATTCGTCACCAGATTAAGAAGAAGTCGGCCGCAAACGCCAATCGTGTTAGTTGAGGACCGTTTGTTTGCTGAAAATTCGTTACGAACCTGGTTGAAAGATCAAAACGCAAGCCTAAATCCGACTCTTCGAGCGGCTTACGAGAAACTGCGATCGTCTGGAATTGAACGGGTGTACTACGTGCGCGGAGGAACGCGATTGATGGGAAACGATGGCGATGCAACCGGCGACGGCAGCCATCCGAACGATATCGGATTTATGCGCGAATCGAAAGTGTTTGAAGAGATCTTGCGTCCGCTTTTGAAATAATGGAGCTGCATAGGACTTGCGTCCGCAGTCGCTCATACTCGCCGATGTTGAATCTTCGATTGAAACCGATGGTTGCCAATCCATATTTCGATCACCGAACCGCCACCGTACCACAGGTGCTCGCTATCGCAGTTTCCTTCCTGGCATGCTTCGGCGCCCGATCCACAATCGGAGGTGCCGCCGATCTGACGGTTCAACCAATCGACTTTTGGCATGTCGAGTTGCAGTGCGAATTGCCAATTGAAGCAGCAACATCGCTAATTGCCCAAACCACGGTTGTCCAACCTCAGGGAATGACTTGTGTGATGAAATCGGAAGTTGAAATCCGGGAGCGCACAGCACGCTGGAAGATCACCTATCCGCTCATTGACGAAGGGCGGTTCGACGTCGAATCGGGAACTTGGTCAGGTTACTGGCTCATGGGTGAGTACCAATTCAGGGTCGATTTCTTGGATGGCGACCGGGTTGTACAGGCTGCCAAAGCGTCTATAGATCCAATGTCACTTTGCCCGCGCGACAAATATGGGCCGATCTTCACGAAATACCCGCGCCAATTCATCGAGTGCGCGCCGTTACGCCCGGCGTTCATTGATTCCGATCAAATGCAATTCACGATTCGCACGATTCCCGAGCGAGTCAGCACATGCATGGCGGTCGCCGATGTGACGGCCCCAAGGGATGACACCATATTGGCCGGTCCTTGGACGCTGGAACTCCATGGCGATGCCTTGCAACGGGAGTTTGAAACCTCAGGTTGGCCGCGCGGTGAATATTGGATCCGCGTGAGGCTTCAACAAGACGGAAAGCCGGTTGGGCCGCACTTAATTCGCAAAGTGTGGAAGGAAATACTTCCATCGATCAAATTGCGCAATAGGCCGATGCGATTGGGGCATCGTTATCAGATGCTGACTGGCGCTTCCGACCTGGCTGCCATCGAGGGCATTCGCTTTGTTCCCGACCGGCTTGTCAAACAGCCGGACCATCCGTTGGTCATCATGGACAAGCCGTGGGAAACCGAGCTGTTGTATTACAAATCGCTTCATTTCGACGCAAGCAACGCAGAATTTGTTCTTGAGTATGAACTTGCCGGCGGCGATCGGCAGCGAGACGGCGAGCGCGCCGCCCTCCCTGCAACCGTTTGTCGCGCTGTTTCGAAAGATGGTCTGAGTTGGACCAAACCGTCGCTCGGCTTGGTGGAATATCGAGGGTCGCGAGACAACAACCTAGTTCCACCCGACAAAGAATTCGTTCCTCCTCGAATGCAAGGCCGCGTCGATACACTTCTGCACAACTGTACGCGGGCAAAATTTCGTCCGTACGATCCGCGGGACGATGGCCCGGTGAACATGCAGTATGTGTTTGTCACTTCCATCAAGCGCTCGTTCGTCAATCAATGTTCGGATCCGAGCAGTAAGCCATATTGCACCGGTGCGTGGCCGATGGAAAGACGCGGCGACACCTACTTAGTGCTGACGCAAGAGCCGCTGCTCTATTCGGGGACGGGCATGGATTTACATCATTCGACGGAACAAATCACGCTGCACGTCGAAGATCGATCAACCGGCGCGCTCTACTATTATTTCCGTCCTGGAGCGCCGTCGTATCCACCGCACGATGCGCCCTACGACAACATGCATATGGTTCGTCGATGTCTCGGTGTGGTTTGGACCAAAGACGGTGTGAATTGGGAGCGACGACTAATTGCGGTACCGGACGAGAATGACGCACAAGGTACGCAATTGTATTCCAATTCTCTATACACCAGCGAACGAGAGGCTGACTCTGCACGGCCAGCGATGGCTCTGGAAAACCATTGGAGCCAAGCTGCGGTGTCCGAAGGGCAACAGGCCTTTTGCACGTTCACGATCTTTGACGCGAAGCGAAATCGACTGTGGCCAGAACTTGTCGCCATGGACGACCTGCTGCATTGGCGGCGTTTCGACAGCCGCAGCAAATTTATTCCAAACGGCCCCTCCGGGAGCTATGACTATGGCCTCATAAAAATCGCGACGAGCTACCATCATTTTGGCAACGAGTGGTGGTTTCCGTATCAAGCCATCAACACACTGCATCAAGACTACATCGGCTTGGCAAAAGTCGATAGCGTGCGCCAACTACAACAGCAGTATCCCAACTACGCCGAGATTCCCGGGTTTGTCGATTGGGAACAATATTGGCAGCGCTGCAAGTCGATGCGATATTACACCGGCATTGCGCGCTGCGCAAGTGGTCGCGTCTGTCACGCCGAAGCTATCGCCGGCATGGGAAGTCTCCAAACCGCTCCGTTCGTGC is a window encoding:
- a CDS encoding SGNH/GDSL hydrolase family protein, producing the protein MSFGVTANASNAIVEVSAAELAADGSVAWYDAKLVELEGKGWRETKSLFSRLPAKAENVVRAAVWNLSQQSAGICARFVTDSTEIHASWTLTLDNPQLPTMAASGVSGLDLYARDNQGPWLWAGCAAPTKFPVNEAVLLKDAPAGKREYLLYLPLYNGVTSLQIGIKSESRLLRPTARGRDNKPIVCYGTSITQGACASRPGLCYPAILGRQFDRPVINLGFSGEGEMEAEMAALLGEIDAAAYLIDCLPNMDRQQIEERVAPFVTRLRRSRPQTPIVLVEDRLFAENSLRTWLKDQNASLNPTLRAAYEKLRSSGIERVYYVRGGTRLMGNDGDATGDGSHPNDIGFMRESKVFEEILRPLLK